CTGGAGGAAGGACCTACTTGGTCGCATCTCCCGATGCCTTGCGGGAGTCCTTTACGCGGATCGGAGAGGAGCTGCGGACGCAATACCTCCTGGGCTACTACCCCAGGCACGACCGGGAACCGGAAGAGTTCCGCAGGATCAGAATCAAGGTGGACCTGGCCGGAGCCCAAGTGAGAGCGCGAAGCGGCTACTATGCAACAGCCGAGCCGTCCCCTCCCGCCTCCGCCCGATAGTCACCGTCTCCAGACAAATAACGTTTTGTCAACGCCCGGTATTGCGGTTATAGTACTCGGGCGATTCGACAAGAGAACCCTGGAGTTTGCCTCCGACAGCAGCACCTTCGAGCCCCAATTCGGTGATCCGGGTATTCCCGTGAACGAATAGAGGACCGCACGTTGCCAAGTCATGTCCAGACGGGCAAAGTTGCCGTAACCCATCCTCCCCACAAGGTCAGTGTGGATGTCAGTCGAGCCTACCTGCGGCGATGGCTGGAGGAGCGCGGCAAGAGCGACCAAACGATCGCCAAGCTGGAGTCCGTACTGGACAAGACCCAGATCGAGTCCCGTTACATCCTGCTTCCGCCCGACGAGGTCCTCCAGACCAGAGATTTTCATACCACCAACACCCAATATGTCGAGGCCTCCATCAAGCTGGGAACCGAGGCCGTTCAGCAGACCCTGGAGCTGAACCGGATCCATCCTTCCGATGTCGACATGTTCATCAGCGTGTCCTGCACCGGTTTTGTGATTCCCGGCGTCGACGCCCACATTATGAATACGTTGGGAATCGATGCCTCTCGCATGATTCTTACCGAGCATGGCTGTGCCGGCGGTGCGGTCGGACTGATGCGGGCCTGGGAATATTGTCGTGCCTATCCGGAACGAACGGTGGTCCTGCTGGCCCACGAGTTTTGCTCCCAGACCTTTCTGCTCAATGACTTGAGCATGACCAATATCGTGTGCTCGACTCTGTTTGGCGATGGCGTGGCCGCCACCGTCATTTCCGGCAAGCTCAACAGCCCCGAACCACTCCCGGCCATGCAGCGCTGCACCACCCGGTTCTTCCCCGGCACCCTGGATTACATGGGCTTTGAACTCCGCAACGAGGGATTGCGGATCATTCTGTCCCCGGAAATTCCTCCCTTCATCAAGAAGCGGATCAAGCCGACCCTGGAGGGTTTCCTGCAGGAGTGCCAGCTCTCCGCCGAATCTCTGAGCCACTTCGTCATGCATCCCGGCAGCGTGCGAATCGT
This genomic stretch from Acidobacteriota bacterium harbors:
- a CDS encoding type III polyketide synthase, yielding MPSHVQTGKVAVTHPPHKVSVDVSRAYLRRWLEERGKSDQTIAKLESVLDKTQIESRYILLPPDEVLQTRDFHTTNTQYVEASIKLGTEAVQQTLELNRIHPSDVDMFISVSCTGFVIPGVDAHIMNTLGIDASRMILTEHGCAGGAVGLMRAWEYCRAYPERTVVLLAHEFCSQTFLLNDLSMTNIVCSTLFGDGVAATVISGKLNSPEPLPAMQRCTTRFFPGTLDYMGFELRNEGLRIILSPEIPPFIKKRIKPTLEGFLQECQLSAESLSHFVMHPGSVRIVEIIANQLGLSREDIEPTLKVLFNKGNMSSVTVLAVMQEIQNRSAPQVGDLGLMVAFGPGFVAEMALFEWLNGRPD